The sequence below is a genomic window from candidate division WOR-3 bacterium.
CCGAAGGCGACGCAACCGTGTTCCGCGACAGCGTCGTAGTCGCGGATCAGGATACCCGGATCAACGCGAACCTGGCACGGATGTACGAGGGCAAGGGCATCGCGCTCATCAGCGGTGCGGTCAACATCACCAATCCCGACGCCCAGATATGGGCCGATTCTGCCCGGTACAATCTCTCCGACAAGACCGCCGAGTTGTTCGGCAACGTTCGCGTTCGCCAGGAGTCTCTCGACATCCGGGCCCCCAAGCTGCTCTACCGTTCCACGCAGAAGTCGGTGCTGGCCGATTCCGGTCTCGAGCTGGAGAACGTCGATCGCAGCTTCCGGCTGACAGGCAGAAGAGGTACATACGACTTGAAAGACGACGTCGGGATAGTTGATTCGAGCCCGGTCCTGACCTGGCGGCGGGACAGGGACTCGGCCCAGGTCACCAGCCGGCAGATGCTCTGGTACGAGAAGGGAGCTCGGGCTTTCGCCCATGGCGATGTCCGGTTGAAGTCGGGCTCGACCGAACTGGAGTGTGATACGATCGACTTCTTCTCCGGGCCGGATTCGGGCCAGGCACTGGGCAACCCGCGGGTGCGCGACAGCGTGAGCCGTGCAAGCGGTGATACGATGACCTTCCGGGTCAGGAACGGGGTGCTGGAACGTGTGACCATCCGCAACCGGGCAACCGGTGAGTATCGGACCGAGGGCGGTGATTCAATCGTGGTAGCGGGCGGGGCCATCGAGCTCCGAGTTGCGGGCGGCGCTATTGACCAGGTGGAGGTAACCGCGCTGAGTTCCGGGCAGTTGATACGTACGGGCAAAGGCAAGAGCGAGGACCGCCCACAGGACCGGGAGCTACCGTGAAGCTTGAGACCCGGGACCTGGTTAAGTGCTACGGGGAGCGCAAGGTCGTCGACGGCGTGAGCCTCGAGCTGAATCGCGGCGAAATCGTCGGTTTGCTGGGGCCGAATGGCGCGGGCAAAACGACGACTTTCCACATGATAACCGGCTTCATCAGGCCGGAGCGGGGTACGATCACACTGGACGGGCATGATATCACGCGGATGCCCGTCTACCAGCGCGCCCGGCTCGGTCTGGGCTACCTATCGCAGGAACCTTCGATATTCCGCAAGTTGTCGGTGGAGGAGAACGTGAAGGCGATCCTGGAAATGCTGGGCGTGCCGAAGGCAGAGAGGGCGAGACGGGTCGAGGATTTGCTGGCGCAGTTCAACGTCGGGCAGCTGAAGAAGCAGCGCGGCGGCACCCTCTCCGGAGGCGAGCGGCGGCGGGTGGAATTGGCTCGGGCGCTTGCTTCCCGTCCCTCATTCCTCCTGCTGGACGAGCCGTTCACCGGCATCGACCCGATTGTGCGGGCTGAGATACAGGATATCGTCCGGAAGCTTCGCGACGACGGGCTCGGAATTCTGATTACCGACCACAACGTCCGTGAGACACTGGAGATCACCGACCGGGCCTACATCATGTATGATGCCCGCGTCCTTCTCTCCGGCACTTCGGATGACCTGGTCAAGGATGAGAAGGCGAGACAAGTCTATCTGGGCGAGAGGTTCCGGATATGAGGATGGGTCTCGGACTCGATCTGAAGCAGCAGTTGGAAATGCGTCTGACGCCGCAGCTGATACTGCAGATGAAGCTGCTGCAGGTTACGGCGCTCGATCTTGAACAGTTGGTGCGCGAGGAGATGGAGCAGAACCCGGCGCTCGAGGAATCGGACGGCAGCCCGTCCACGGTGGAAGCCGAGGTGGTCGCCTCGCTTTCAGAGCCGGTGCCTGAGGCCGTCGCACCGGTCCCGGCGGAGAATGCGCCTGCCCCAGAGACGCACGAGACCCAGATCGAAACCAAGCCCGGCGAGGAATACACCATCGGGGAGTTGATGCCGGATGATGGGTGGTCGCCCGCGGTACGTGCGGTAGCCGAGTCCGACGATGAGCAGGCGTCGGCCGTCGACCTCGCGGCCGGGCCCGCACAGCGCCTGGTCGAGTGTTTGATGCCGCACCTTCGCAGTGTGCTGAGCGAAGACGATGCCCGGGTGGCCGCCTACGTAATCGAGTCACTCGATGACGACGGGTTTCTGACTATGACCGACGACGAGATTGCCCGGGAGCAGGACGTCGACCCGGAGCGTCTCCGGTCGATTCTCTACGCCATCCAGAGGCTGGAGCCCGGCGGCATAGCCTGTCACGACCGGCGCGAATCATTCCTTGTGCAGCTGGAACTCGCCGGCGCTGATCCCGCCTCGCTCGAACGCAAAGTCCTGACCGACCACTGGGATCTGCTGGTGAAGAAGCAAACCGCCAAGATTGCCAAGTTGTGCGGGGTCACCGAGGACGAAGTGCGGCGGGCAGTGCAGCGCCTGATGACTCTCGAGACGCGCCCGGCCCGTTGCTTCGCTCCGGGCACGCCCGATTATGTCTCACCAGATTTCTCGGTGGAGTGGCAGGGCGATACGCTGGTGGCCAGCGCCAATGACGAGCGCTTTCCGCGGCTGCGGCTCTCACAGCGCTACATCGAGATTCTAAAGAGCCCGAAGTCATACACGCCGGAGCAGGTACAATTTGCGCGGCAGAAACTGCAGCGAGCGTTGATGTTCCTGAAGGGCATAGAGTCGCGACGCCGGACGCTGAAGCGGCTGGTGGAACTGATAATCGATGAGCAGCGCGACTTCTTTCTCCACGGCAAGCAGCACCTGAAGCCGGCGACCCTGAGACAGGCCGCCGACGTCATCGGGGTACATGCTTCAACCGTTTCGCGCGCCATTGCTGGCAAGTACCTTGAAACCGATCAGGGCATCTTTCCGTT
It includes:
- the lptB gene encoding LPS export ABC transporter ATP-binding protein; this translates as MKLETRDLVKCYGERKVVDGVSLELNRGEIVGLLGPNGAGKTTTFHMITGFIRPERGTITLDGHDITRMPVYQRARLGLGYLSQEPSIFRKLSVEENVKAILEMLGVPKAERARRVEDLLAQFNVGQLKKQRGGTLSGGERRRVELARALASRPSFLLLDEPFTGIDPIVRAEIQDIVRKLRDDGLGILITDHNVRETLEITDRAYIMYDARVLLSGTSDDLVKDEKARQVYLGERFRI
- the rpoN gene encoding RNA polymerase factor sigma-54, whose amino-acid sequence is MRMGLGLDLKQQLEMRLTPQLILQMKLLQVTALDLEQLVREEMEQNPALEESDGSPSTVEAEVVASLSEPVPEAVAPVPAENAPAPETHETQIETKPGEEYTIGELMPDDGWSPAVRAVAESDDEQASAVDLAAGPAQRLVECLMPHLRSVLSEDDARVAAYVIESLDDDGFLTMTDDEIAREQDVDPERLRSILYAIQRLEPGGIACHDRRESFLVQLELAGADPASLERKVLTDHWDLLVKKQTAKIAKLCGVTEDEVRRAVQRLMTLETRPARCFAPGTPDYVSPDFSVEWQGDTLVASANDERFPRLRLSQRYIEILKSPKSYTPEQVQFARQKLQRALMFLKGIESRRRTLKRLVELIIDEQRDFFLHGKQHLKPATLRQAADVIGVHASTVSRAIAGKYLETDQGIFPFGYFFKAGAGDKSRTSIKQKIQAIVNAEDRQKPLSDDEICTMLKTERISISRRTVAKYRAELGVPACNDRKCF